The Watersipora subatra chromosome 1, tzWatSuba1.1, whole genome shotgun sequence genome has a window encoding:
- the LOC137385833 gene encoding leucine-rich repeat protein lrrA-like — MDAGDQSTFLQLSSKGIREWPDNISVNTVSLNLNHNNLTGIPRNVGKLQCLLCLTAIGNEIEYLSPELGDACKLEDLNFTENCLTTLPDSLCLLRNLTNLTLLGNEITHLPNDIGLLSSLKTLDLSENEVTCVPCSIGYLQNLQSLDISHNNVVSLPCTFGSLSKLKHFNASENCLEELPEEFGKLCSLEILDLSSNNLYSLQSTCEFVTCLLELDLDNNQLHALPSWFDQLGQLRKLSISENALIDDALRDGMGWGCVALEHLDLSGNNISRLPSSFTNLMNLQFLDLGSVLPELERKAQLLNGNMIETLPAGFGSLSNLVELRLDENHVTELPEDFGHLSSLEIFDLGRGVLTVLPESFCLLSKLRSCSLAMNCLTYLPERFGDLTSLTWLRLDQNSLTSLPESFSQLIHLEYLDLFFNDFEKFPTLLYSLTSLKSLNVERNKFKMKHDPQIVHKTTYAERNPALAENWRGKVRAAVTDGNVNALLFEGDYQSSEDELDDDDFQIDHKFIKQATQKGATTWQSHTGALLDKERQIYRHRSMSPASVENNEETVSECTSESVPNWETNNEVTSDWESASFSQKEWGTENEENWDDEDLINNPYGTPAYYQHPPWTQNTGFIPADLHRPSHAHLFQRAAWPILPVEDGQFDDACP; from the exons ATGGATGCTGGTGACCAGTCAACATTTTTACAACTGTCTTCCAAAGGCATTCGAGAGTGGCCAGATAACATCTCCGTCAATACCGTGTCGCTCAATCTTAACCACAATAATCTAACAGGAATTCCGCGAAATGTAGGCAAGCTCCAATGCTTGTTATGTCTAACTGCCATAGGAAATGAAATCGAGTACCTATCACCTGAACTTGGCGATGCATGCAAACTGGAAGATTTGAATTTTACAGAAAATTGTCTGACAACGCTGCCAGATTCTCTATGTTTATTAAGGAATTTGACTAACCTTACTCTTTTAGGAAATGAAATCACACACTTACCTAATGACATAGGATTGCTCTCCTCTCTCAAAACTTTAGATCTCTCAGAGAATGAGGTGACATGTGTACCTTGTAGCATTGGGTACCTTCAAAATCTTCAGTCCTTGGATATCAGTCATAACAATGTTGTTTCTCTTCCTTGCACATTTGGGAGTCTCAGCAAATTGAAGCATTTCAATGCATCAGAAAACTGTTTGGAAGAACTACCCGAGGAGTTTGGAAAACTATGTAGCTTGGAAATACTTGATCTCTCTTCGAACAATCTTTATTCTCTTCAATCGACATGCGAATTTGTAACGTGTCTGCTCGAGTTAGATTTAGACAATAACCAATTGCATGCTCTTCCCTCCTGGTTTGATCAGCTGGGGCAactgcgcaaattgagcattagCGAAAATGCTCTGATTGATGATGCCCTGCGGGATGGAATGGGTTGGGGTTGTGTGGCACTAGAACATCTAGATCTTAGTGGGAATAATATCAGCCGTCTTCCATCAAGCTTCACAAACCTAATGAATCTTCAATTTCTTGATCTCGGCAGCGTTCTACCCGAATTGGAAAgaaag GCTCAACTTTTGAATGGCAACATGATTGAGACCTTGCCTGCAGGCTTTGGTTCATTGTCCAACTTGGTAGAGCTAAGGCTCGATGAGAATCATGTCACTGAACTGCCAGAAGACTTTGGCCATCTCTCCTCACTTGAAATCTTTGATCTTG GTCGGGGAGTACTTACGGTTCTACCTGAATCATTCTGTTTGCTAAGCAAGTTGCGGTCATGCTCACTTGCAATGAACTGCTTAACATATTTACCAGAACGTTTTGGAGACCTCACTAGTCTGAC ctggcttcgACTCGATCAGAACAGCTTGACATCCTTACCAGAGAGCTTTTCTCAGCTCATCCACCTGGAGTACCTTGACCTTTTCTTCAATGACTTTGAAAAATTTCCCACTCTTCTGTATTCTCTCACCAGCCTGAAGTCGCTCAATGTTGAGAGA AACAAGTTCAAGATGAAGCATGATCCACAAATAGTGCATAAAACTACATACGCCGAAAGAAATCCCGCACTAGCTGAAAACTGGAGAGGAAAAGTTAGAGCTGCTGTCACGGATGGCAACGTCAACGCATTGCTA TTTGAGGGAGACTATCAGAGCTCGGAAGATGAGCTGGATGATGATGACTTTCAAATAGATCATAAGTTTATAAAGCAGGCCACCCAGAAAGGTGCCACTACGTGGCAGTCACATACAGGTGCTTTACTAGACAAGGAGAGGCAGATATATAGACATAGGTCCATGAGTCCTGCATCAGTGGAGAATAACGAAGAGACTGTGAGCG AATGCACCTCAGAGAGTGTTCCCAACTGGGAGACCAATAATGAAGTCACAAGTGATTGGGAATCAGCTAGCTTTTCACAAAAAGAATGGGGTACAGAAAATGAGGAGAACTGGGATGATGAGGACCTCATCAACAACCCTTATG GTACTCCTGCTTATTACCAGCATCCTCCATGGACTCAGAATACCGGCTTCATTCCTGCCGATTTGCACCGTCCAAGCCATGCCCACCTATTTCAAAGGGCTGCCTGGCCAATACTGCCTGTTGAGGATGGACAGTTTGATGATGCTTGCCCATAG
- the LOC137385842 gene encoding serine-rich adhesin for platelets-like, translated as MTDPDAKLMEGNKEDNQSVATTQSRQSQCLSTSSSLSACQPLNTLAASSALTKIKWHIPTPKQVGHIPEALNRHNAVSTLDFDNRKPVSSTSQVSTASPSPAVASTISTVCAPSTKVAASVMSTSTCSTMSGAAKIGASYGYSSSSSSDSSDDSSSDDGQPTARNSGKLVINLDGGSLPKQLMMRCRVRLTHLTYATIVKLVSSQSIEEYLCDHSGSFTNYPLTTNTVKESHARPCSKRRLNVFFSKPANKHHNSNLIMGTLQRYRNCRVLLSDCWKGKPLPSYLNTFTDTSHEEELDSKSKKSKKKKKKMTKVKVEVDDESSKLSQVKSRRSKPKEERKRIIMEDSSDEDEVLFPSPRKGLKRSSEERNLNRHSRHDKVKELADKKGKSNIDVPKEESKSKSISSVYPWTEAIMTAGLPKIPKIKKATAGGYVPPSPQQMDSNFRQVENPYQRLQKREARRREFEKMAAMKYGVQSSQDSAGVPTSVDGTSHPVSTSLNSSVESHNAQVAQVVQAPSNVHPSHNQFSHGNSQVSHGVNPSVSIHSRHGHQPNLTTQVAPSESIAHTNVHNNKLTSQEPEQLSSSMSSVASQVHPPNAQLHSGYPPTKLGQNTQTLGIDTSLSTQNYQIPEPPIPKQAHDMCQADVATRAPLLPEPPIDPRALLPHPNMPGHMPSPVIPLSKAGNALLAAPTSTISNVVKMSPDCSSTEADVNAGRLRHRYNSPAVAPALLPEPDSLLPSPGGLLPVPNSLLPDPPDTFNSLIQRNSFNSAHEDGEWQSVRNIRLHNEMDTTKNEDIVSEWNRSQTESSHNQRESEASHQTMAADSTSNDDLPVNQQVMDEICRLSLEISKRIARKSAHQDDTDPPIIPLEPNEHTESQSQEPAEIPFSLDESDMICYDYGHTRPPLPKEDGSLPTAPVPRGPTPPPALAPPPSLPKSLQSSRIKPLLDHQADAYEEHYEPAQEYDEDHECNEDQADADHHPISSRHFEEPQHAEESYDDILAIEQERTRRELYYEDLRRSAKSGKRDRYQRGSNEDSYSSRGSQDYDSHQYEKRRANVRSELGTSRVYESDIDYSERFESTHYNSGYGESISQSSYEANTSHHYDSRRDSNRHYESQTFTSWDSHKQELPYERGASAYQRSNYQDDIRYTDDNLEDPYYTDDRNQSHRIHPGFQRSDVITKDRYGPPVVNSDDEQKSGRSIQKASSSDVIPGTEILSRGQVEEVAPFTLSEESIQKSGLNADTTPKYVVSSSPQSSDTDLGEVPMDLDDSGEELQPAGKRVPKTAVTVSSRTNSTGASYHEHNNLISTPFTGNTKKICAEVSSNISSGLLEVSPSGPIAISVSDCNMFSSDSSSTLTTTAPLPSTVNLSFPNTRRDHVSTLSMPPMPPMSVFSKLDEDLSSITTHHAEPHSCANPNSPITGTYKEQLPMDAISSTSSGCALVPVTAASPQNAATSKLDLLTQSPLSKRSSLPSSISPVICHKPISNHVSQGDMLLASPVKKNSELYAIENHSLSTPCSSTNISCHTTLCSDTTGINVLSSSDKKFISRSTSLQSISFKRPISSPTSNNSAVVVQPKTTPPVGIASVFRSTNASVSSLGPTSSSVTLASLPNNSTTSITSKAALTNAIVDKKQQPSDRVFKQITGTPNRINPFCSGSTNEKPDNVKKNVQGCPHSETESHQITNKFDHQRPGAVSSLVKKVQTVVSDAHDSSAPEIPNTEGLVFTSSHKKLPIISNSLLAVSRSDCKKGSGLQKSLMIKVQQDLNSSGKADSQYRTSPSSRLASPLAAKCLKSTANHLAEAFTDIEHVSTEDLQAHLLHLQRLVAKPSDSLVGISEKGTKNAPKTSILEMSSQAVGLLRQETKKGASSAEARERSPSKQELTKDFKAQKHDEHETASFFSNIASGSHGCNINDEDELVIPGLNVVKESMDAKKWEKLLGVPKYKYPLSIPELNTELAHQIQVILDNTSSAAVLKAFVRISILQHTDKLTFNILKSRNPELTDLSSIYNKVLINLMLHEDTFRLVTAAGISNWLPELEIHPMVRGQLLNVLEEMTSQ; from the exons ATGACTGATCCCGACGCTAAACTAATGGAAGGAAATAAAGAA GACAATCAGTCAGTGGCGACAACACAGTCCAGACAATCACAATGTTTATCAACATCGTCATCTCTCTCCGCTTGCCAACCTCTCAATACCCTGGCTGCCTCGTCGGCGCTTACAAAGATAAAATGGCATATTCCTACGCCGAAGCAAGTCGGACATATTCCGGAAGCATTAAACCGACATAATGCTGTGTCGACTTTAGATTTTGATAATAGAAAACCTGTTTCTTCAACAAGTCAAGTCTCTACAGCTAGTCCCAGCCCTGCAGTCGCCTCAACAATCTCTACAG TCTGCGCTCCCTCGACAAAGGTTGCTGCCAGTGTGATGAGTACAAGTACCTGTTCGACGATGTCTGGAGCAGCCAAGATAGGTGCTTCATACGGTTATTCAAGCAGCAGCTCTAGCGATTCATCGGACGATTCTAGCAGTGATGATGGACAACCTACAGCACGCAATTCTGGCAAACTTGTCATCAATCTTGATGGAGGATCG CTACCAAAGCAACTGATGATGCGATGCAGAGTACGGCTCACACATTTGACGTATGCGACTATCGTCAAACTGGTATCTAGTCAATCGATCGAGGAGTACTTATGCGATCACTCTGGCTCTTTTACAAACTACCCATTGACAACTAACACTGTAAAGGAGTCACATGCTCGCCCATGTTCTAAAAGGCGGCTGAATGTGTTTTTCTCGAAACCAGCCAATAAGCACCACAACAGTAATTTAATCATGGGTACCTTACAGAGGTATAGAAACTGTAGAGTGCTTTTGTCCGACTGCTGGAAGGGCAAGCCATTGCCTTCGTATCTGAATACATTTACTGACACTTCTCACGAAGAAGAATTAGACTCTAAGTCTAAGAAATCAAaaaagaagaagaaaaagatgacCAAG GTAAAAGTTGAGGTTGATGATGAGAGTTCAAAATTGAGTCAAGTGAAAAGTCGAAGATCAAAGCCTAAAGAAGAGAGAAAACGAATTATAATGGAGGATTCATCAGACGAAGATGAAGTTTTATTTCCATCACCTCGGAAAGGGTTGAAACGATCATCAGAGGAGAGAAATCTGAATAGACATTCCCGTCATGACAAG GTTAAAGAATTGGCTGACAAAAAAGGCAAGTCAAATATTGATGTGCCGAAGGAGGAGTCCAAATCCAAGAGCATTTCCAGTGTATACCCTTGGACAGAAGCAATCATGACAGCCGGTTTGCCTAAAATTCCCAAAATCAAAAAG gcAACAGCAGGAGGTTATGTACCTCCATCACCGCAGCAAATGGACTCAAATTTCAGACAGGTTGAAAACCCTTACCAAAGACTGCAAAAACGAGAAGCGCGTCGAAGAGAATTTGAAAAGATGGCAGCTATGAAATATGGTGTTCAAAGCAGCCAAGACTCAGCTGGCGTTCCAACTTCTGTTGATGGAACTTCTCATCCCGTTTCAACTTCACTCAACAGTAGTGTAGAATCACATAATGCTCAAGTAGCCCAGGTGGTTCAAGCTCCGTCTAATGTTCATCCTTCGCATAATCAATTTTCACATGGTAATTCCCAAGTTTCACATGGAGTAAATCCATCAGTTAGTATTCACTCACGACATGGCCATCAGCCAAACCTGACTACTCAAGTTGCGCCCAGTGAAAGCATAGCTCACACCAATGTACACAACAATAAACTAACTTCTCAAGAACCTGAACAGTTGTCTAGTAGTATGAGCTCGGTTGCCAGTCAGGTTCATCCGCCAAATGCACAGCTACATTCTGGATACCCTCCAACGAAGCTTGGTCAGAACACTCAAACCCTGGGCATTGATACATCTCTTTCCACACAGAACTACCAGATACCTGAACCACCCATTCCGAAACAGGCTCATGACATGTGCCAAGCAGATGTCGCAACACGCGCGCCGCTTCTTCCAGAACCTCCCATAGATCCTAGGGCATTACTTCCTCATCCTAATATGCCTGGTCACATGCCATCACCAGTCATACCACTTAGCAAAGCAGGAAATGCGCTTTTGGCTGCACCTACTTCAACTATTTCCAATGTTGTTAAAATGAGTCCTGACTGCAGTTCAACTGAAGCAGACGTTAATGCGGGCAGGTTGCGTCATCGTTACAACTCACCAGCTGTTGCTCCCGCGTTACTTCCAGAACCTGATAGTCTTCTCCCATCACCAGGTGGCCTGCTGCCAGTACCCAATAGCCTGTTGCCAGATCCGCCCGATACTTTTAATAGCCTTATCCAGAGAAATTCATTCAACTCTGCTCACGAAGATGGGGAATGGCAGTCTGTTCGAAATATTAGGTTACACAATGAAATGGATACAACAAAAAATGAGGACATAGTCTCAGAATGGAACCGTTCTCAAACAGAATCATCTCATAACCAAAGAGAATCTGAGGCTTCACACCAGACAATGGCAGCTGATAGTACCAGCAATGATG ATTTACCAGTCAATCAGCAAGTGATGGATGAGATATGTCGGTTGTCGTTGGAGATATCCAAACGCATTGCCCGGAAATCAGCTCATC AAGATGACACAGACCCTCCGATCATTCCTTTAGAGCCAAATGAGCACACGGAGTCACAAAGTCAAGAACCTGCAGAAATTCCTTTCAGTCTCG ATGAGTCTGATATGATCTGTTATGATTATGGCCATACTCGGCCACCATTGCCTAAAGAAGATGGCTCTCTGCCTACAGCCCCGGTTCCAAGAGGACCGACTCCCCCTCCTGCATTGGCACCTCCGCCGAGCTTACCAAAATCTTTACAATCTTCTCGCATAAAACCGTTACTAGATCATCAGGCTGATG CATATGAGGAGCATTACGAGCCTGCCCAAGAGTACGATGAGGACCATGAATGCAACGAAGACCAGGCTGATGCAGATCATCATCCTATTTCATCACGCCATTTTGAAGAACCTCAACATGCTGAAGAGTCATATGATGACATA TTGGCCATCGAACAAGAAAGAACTCGCCGTGAGCTGTACTATGAAGATTTGCGTCGCTCTGCTAAAAGTGGTAAACGAGATCGCTACCAACGAGGCAGCAATGAAGATAGCTATAGCAGTCGTGGAAGTCAAGATTATGACTCCCATCAGTATGAGAAAAGACGAGCAAATGTTCGATCTGAACTCGGCACGAGCCGAGTTTATGAGTCTGATATAGATTATAGTGAGCGATTTGAATCAACGCACTATAATAGCGGTTATGGTGAAAGTATCAGTCAAAGTAGCTATGAGGCTAATACAAGCCACCATTATGACTCTAGACGGGATAGTAACCGGCATTATGAATCACAAACATTCACCTCCTGGGACTCACACAAGCAGGAATTACCATACGAAAGGGGAGCGAGTGCATACCAAAGGAGTAATTATCAGGATGATATTCGGTACACTGACGACAATTTGGAAG ATCCTTACTACACTGATGATAGAAACCAAAGTCATAGAATTCATCCAGGGTTTCAGAGATCAGATGTCATAACTAAAGACAGATATGGGCCGCCAGTTGTTAACA GTGATGATGAGCAAAAGAGTGGTAGATCGATTCAAAAGGCAAGctctagtgatgtcattcctggTACAGAAATTCTTTCACGGGGGCAAGTAGAGGAAGTCGCACCCTTTACGCTTTCTGAAGAGTCAATACAGAAATCAGGTCTCAATGCAGATACTACACCAAAATATGTGGTATCTAGCTCCCCTCAGAGTTCAGACACAGATCTGGGTGAAGTGCCAATGGACTTAGATGACAGCGGTGAAGAGTTACAACCTGCAGGCAAAAGAGTTCCAAAAACAGCAGTGACTGTCTCTAGTAGAACTAATTCCACTGGAGCATCATACCATGAGCATAATAATTTAATCTCAACTCCCTTTACTGGTAATACAAAGAAGATTTGTGCAGAAGTGTCGAGCAATATTTCATCAGGTTTATTAGAGGTTTCGCCATCTGGGCCAATTGCTATATCTGTATCCGATTGTAACATGTTTTCCAGCGACTCCTCATCTACTTTGACTACTACTGCTCCCTTGCCTTCCACTGTCAACCTTTCATTTCCTAATACTCGAAGAGATCACGTTAGCACTCTGTCGATGCCACCAATGCCGCCTATGTCTGTGTTTTCAAAACTTGATGAAGACCTCTCATCTATTACAACGCATCATGCAGAACCTCACTCATGTGCTAATCCTAATAGTCCTATTACGGGCACATACAAAGAGCAACTGCCTATGGATGCAATTTCTTCTACCTCCTCTGGATGTGCATTAGTGCCAGTGACTGCTGCATCTCCACAAAACGCCGCTACTAGCAAACTTGATTTGCTCACACAGTCTCCACTAAGCAAGCGGTCTAGTCTGCCCAGCTCCATCTCACCTGTAATCTGCCATAAACCAATATCTAATCACGTATCTCAAGGGGATATGCTGTTAGCATCTCCAGTAAAAAAGAATTCAGAATTGTATGCCATTGAAAATCATTCGTTGTCCACGCCTTGTAGTTCTACCAATATAAGTTGTCACACTACTTTATGTTCAGACACAACTGGAATTAATGTTTTATCAAGCAGTGACAAGAAATTTATATCAAGATCTACTTCCTTGCAATCTATCTCGTTTAAACGACCCATATCATCTCCTACATCAAATAACAGTGCAGTCGTAGTACAACCAAAGACAACGCCACCTGTGGGAATAGCATCTGTATTCAGAAGTACAAATGCTTCGGTTTCATCTCTTGGGCCAACCAGTTCTTCAGTAACACTAGCTTCTCTTCCTAACAATAGTACCACAAGCATAACTTCCAAAGCCGCGTTGACAAATGCCATTGTGGACAAAAAGCAGCAACCTTCCGATAGGGTGTTTAAACAGATTACAGGTACACCGAACAGAATAAATCCATTTTGTTCTGGTTCAACGAATGAAAAGCCTGATAATGTGAAGAAAAATGTACAGGGTTGTCCTCATTCAGAAACAGAATCTCATCAGATAACTAACAAGTTTGATCACCAAAGACCTGGTGCAGTCAGCAGTCTTGTTAAAAAGGTTCAGACAGTGGTTAGTGATGCACACGATTCTAGCGCGCCTGAAATTCCCAATACTGAAGGTTTAGTCTTCACCAGCTCACACAAGAAGCTTCCAATAATCAGCAATTCCTTACTAGCCGTAAGCCGAAGTGACTGTAAAAAAGGCAGTGGTTTGCAGAAGTCACTGATGATAAAGGTTCAACAAGATCTCAATTCTTCAGGAAAAGCTGACTCGCAGTATCGGACTAGTCCTAGTAGTAGACTGGCTTCTCCCTTGGCTGctaaatgtttaaaaagtaCTGCTAACCACCTAGCAGAGGCGTTTACTGACATTGAACATGTTTCAACAGAAGATTTGCAAGCTCACTTATTACATCTTCAGAGGCTAGTAGCAAAGCCCTCAGATTCATTGGTTGGAATATCAGAAAAAGGCACAAAAAATGCTCCAAAAACCTCCATTCTGGAAATGTCGTCTCAGGCTGTTGGCTTGCTGCGTCAAGAAACTAAGAAAGGTGCATCTTCTGCAGAGGCACGTGAAAGATCACCTTCAAAACAAGAGCTAACCAAAGATTTCAAAGCGCAAAAGCATGATGAGCATGAAACGGCATCATTCTTCAGTAATATTGCATCAGGATCGCATGGTTGCAACATAAACGATGAAGATGAGCTAGTCATACCAGGTCTTAATGTAGTAAAGGAGA GTATGGATGCTAAAAAGTGGGAGAAGCTTTTAGGTGTTCCAAAATACAAGTATCCATTATCAATTCCAGAACTGAACACTG AATTGGCACATCAGATACAAGTGATACTGGATAACACTTCTAGTGCTGCTGTACTCAAGGCCTTCGTCAGAATCTCTATTCTCCAGC ATACGGATAAGTTGACTTTCAATATTCTGAAGTCTCGAAACCCTGAGCTAACTG